The Apium graveolens cultivar Ventura chromosome 6, ASM990537v1, whole genome shotgun sequence genome contains a region encoding:
- the LOC141665642 gene encoding uncharacterized protein LOC141665642, translated as MALDGIVNVNSLFTLALFLGLTFNPSDPSYTLVDSKSCRASTSMAEYLVTFHVYSFSSFLFSSLIASSLKLAIRNAKDGNNDIEVNVNVKILRIGILASAAGSASGCVFLMLALVNLVQIKLGILSCWNWYTYSAIGPLVTLAPLALLIYIGVVLHAFTR; from the coding sequence ATGGCCTTAGATGGCATAGTAAATGTGAACTCCCTCTTCACATTAGCCCTCTTCCTCGGCCTCACGTTCAATCCATCCGATCCCTCCTACACGCTCGTCGACTCCAAATCTTGCAGAGCTAGCACCTCAATGGCGGAATATCTGGTTACTTTCCACGTCTACTCGTTTAGTTCCTTCCTTTTCTCTAGCCTCATCGCTTCGAGCCTTAAACTAGCCATAAGAAATGCCAAAGATGGAAACAATGATATAGAGGTGAACGTAAATGTGAAGATCCTTCGGATAGGAATTTTGGCATCTGCGGCTGGATCAGCGTCAGGCTGTGTTTTTTTGATGTTGGCTTTGGTGAACTTGGTTCAAATTAAGCTCGGGATATTATCTTGTTGGAACTGGTACACTTATTCAGCTATTGGTCCGTTGGTTACATTAGCACCTTTGGCACTACTTATCTACATAGGTGTTGTGCTACATGCCTTCACTCGTTAG